One stretch of Tribolium castaneum strain GA2 chromosome 5, icTriCast1.1, whole genome shotgun sequence DNA includes these proteins:
- the LOC103313253 gene encoding uncharacterized protein LOC103313253 has translation MSVVKNHEGVVVPVTPINSSALQAHEFQRVKEKAHSWLVAGKPVLGKEMDSVFFNDDRFELMVDTRGFRPEDVKCTVSPNGVEIVASRQEVQAGTQRSMSTTRTYQLPQFIQPQQAICCLSREGILLVAVPWQR, from the exons atgtccgttgtgaagaacCACGAAGGTGTTGTGGTCCCAGTAACTCCAATAAACTCCTCCGCCCTGCAAGCCCACGAATTCCAGCGCGTCAAAGAAAAAG cCCACAGTTGGTTGGTGGCTGGCAAGCCAGTCCTTGGCAAAGAAATGGACAGTGTCTTTTTCAACGACGACCGCTTTGAG CTCATGGTCGACACTCGCGGCTTCAGACCTGAAGACGTCAAGTGCACCGTGAGCCCCAACGGGGTCGAAATAGTCGCCTCCAGGCAGGAAGTGCAGGCCGGAACCCAGCGCAGCATGTCCACCACCAGAACTTACCAATTACCCCAGTTCATACAGCCGCAGCAGGCAATCTGCTGTCTGTCGAGAGAGGGAATCCTGCTAGTTGCCGTACCTTGGCAGAGATAA
- the LOC100142227 gene encoding myb-like protein D, with product MNFEYPKPDFTKDVSTDAPRNGLPTKPNGFYSRPRQFQDCSPLLRTAYSRNPYDKNPPNRNNSLNNNNSQHFNKPVYNRLGQRNNSYTKTNPSCDTQDGEKNNSPRKYSNKRPNEGWSGSGGPKRKWTDKRTPYYQNVNTTNNLNLAQNRMDRIRNNSLQEDEIVIHKNVVPETTVNLNDTQDIDATDITVEVFNPGAQISDDKCIERFKMILDPKTQAAIKTIQQKRKDKQVIFPFPVTPNVTGVSLHERFTNL from the exons atgAATTTCGAATATCCAAAGCCAG ACTTTACGAAAGACGTGTCCACGGACGCCCCTCGTAATGGACTACCAACCAAACCCAACGGTTTTTACTCAAGGCCAAGACAGTTCCAGGACTGCAGCCCTCTTTTGCGCACTGCTTACTCCCGTAACCCTTATGATAAGAACCCCCCGAATCGCAATAACTCgctaaataacaataatagtcaACATTTTAACAAACCGGTGTACAATAGACTAGGACAGAGGAATAATtcctacacaaaaactaatccAAGTTGTGATACGCAAGATGGTGAGAAAAACAATTCCCCACGGAAATATAGTAACAAGAGGCCAAACGAGGGCTGGTCAGGTTCTGGTGGTCCAAAGCGCAAGTGGACTGACAAAAGGACTCCATATTACCAAAATGTTAATACTACCAATAACCTTAACCTGGCCCAGAACAGGATGGATAGGATTAGGAATAATAGTCTACAAGAGGACGAAATTGTGATCCACAAAAATGTTGTTCCTGAGACAACAGTGAACCTTAATGACACTCAAGATATTGACGCCACGGACATTACTGTTGAAGTTTTCAACCCAGGAGCCCAAATTAGCGACGACAAATGTATTGAACGGTTTAAAATGATACTGGATCCAAAGACACAAGCGGCAATTAAAACGATTCAACAAAAGAGAAAAGACAAACAGGTCATTTTTCCGTTTCCTGTTACACCAAATGTGACTGGCGTTTCTCTCCATGAGAGGTTCACTaacttgtag
- the HisT gene encoding uncharacterized MFS-type transporter C09D4.1, whose protein sequence is MQPDPEKHGALPEIEKLKVYPIRWFILAIFVLYSTSNALQWIQYSIIADVIVNYYGVSTTWVDWTSMLYMILYIPFIFPGSYLLDKLGLRVAIIIGMVGTCAGAWIKVASVAPDRFWVGFLGQGIVALSQVFVLSVPARLAAVWFGPTQVSLACSIGVFGNQLGIALGFLIPPMIVSGGTQEQITHDLYVLFIAVGIYTSVLLILILIFFKSEPPTPPSYAQAQELKNEENVNFVQSLRSLVSNRSYMLLLVSYGINTGIFYAISTLLNQIILLYYPNNGEDAGRIGLVIVVAGMVGSVVCGFVLDWSHKFKETTLAVYALSLVGMVVYTFTLNEGIGVVYFTSALLGFFMTGLLPVGFEFGAELTYPEPEGTSAGLLNASCQVFGIAFTSIYSVIFNNLNDIWANSIMSVMLLIGTIMTALIKSDLRRQAAQNK, encoded by the exons ATGCAGCCTGACCCCGAAAAGCACGGAGCTTTGCCTGAAAtcgaaaaactgaaagtcTATCCAATCCGCTGGTTTATTTTGGCGATTTTCGTTCTTTATTCGACCTCAAACGCCTTGCAATGGATCCAATACTCTATTATAGCCGACGTGATTGTAAATTATTACGGGGTTTCGACGACGTGGGTTGACTGGACTTCCATGCTTTACATGATTTTGTACATCCCGTTCATATTCCCTGGAAGCTACCTCTTGGACAAACTG GGCTTGAGGGTGGCGATTATCATCGGAATGGTGGGCACCTGTGCCGGTGCTTGGATAAAGGTGGCCTCCGTCGCACCTGACCGCTTCTGGGTGGGTTTTCTGGGTCAGGGCATCGTGGCCTTATCTCAAGTTTTCGTCCTATCAGTACCAGCACGACTGGCCGCCGTCTGGTTCGGACCCACGCAAGTCTCGCTAGCTTGCAGCATCGGAGTTTTCGGCAATCAG CTAGGCATTGCGCTGGGCTTTTTGATCCCCCCGATGATTGTCAGTGGCGGGACACAGGAGCAAATCACCCACGATCTGTACGTGCTTTTCATCGCTGTTGGAATCTATACTTCGGTTTTACTAATTCTGATATTGATTT ttttcaaaagCGAGCCGCCGACACCGCCGTCTTACGCCCAAGCCCAAGAACTCAAAAACGAGGAAAACGTTAATTTTGTCCAATCACTCAGGAGTTTGGTCTCGAATCGCTCGTACATGCTTTTGTTGGTTTCGTACGGCATTAACACTGGGATTTTTTACGCCATTTCGACGCTCCTCAACCAAATAATCCTGCTGTATTACCCG AATAATGGGGAAGATGCCGGAAGGATCGGCTTGGTGATTGTTGTTGCCGGAATGGTTGGATCGGTTGTTTGTGGTTTTGTGTTGGACTGGTCCCACAAATTCAA GGAAACCACTCTTGCCGTTTACGCTTTGTCTTTAGTGGGAATGGTTGTGTACACTTTCACCCTCAATGAAGGAATCGGCGTTGTTTACTTCACTTCAGCGTTACTCGG tttttttatgacCGGCTTACTGCCCGTTGGGTTCGAATTTGGGGCCGAGCTGACGTATCCAGAGCCGGAAGGCACCTCAGCCGGACTTTTAAATGCCTCATGCCAAGTTTTTGGTATCGCTTTCACGAGCATTTATTCAGTCATTTTCAATAACTTGAACGATATTTGGGCGAATTCCATTATGTCCGTAATGCTTCTCATTGGTACAATAATGACAGCTTTAATAAAGTCGGACCTGCGACGACAGGCCGCTCAAaacaaataa